The following is a genomic window from Arthrobacter sp. NicSoilB4.
TCATCCTGGAGGTCTTGATCGCGCCCGGCCCCGGAGAGGATCAGCGGCCGGCAGCCGCCGTCGTGCCGGGCACGGACAGTTAGATGGCCGCCCTCGCCCTGCCGCTGCCCCGCGGACACAGCATCGACCGGATCTGCGTGGTGATGCCCGCGCACAACGAGGAGCAGCACCTCGGCCGCGCTTTGCTGGCCGTGAAGCGTGCCGCCGACTCCCTTCAGCGGCTCCGGCCCGACGTGGAGGTCCGGGTGACCGTGGTGCTGGACAGCTGCACCGACGGCTCCGCCGGCATCGCCGCCAAGTTCGTTGCCGCGGACCGACGCTTCAGCGCCCTCGAAGTCGGCTTCCGCAACGCCGGGGCAAGCCGTGCGGCCGGCATCCGGGCCGCCGGCATCGGTGCAGCCCGGCGCAGGCCGCCCGGCAAGCGGTGGACACCGCCGCCGTGGGCCGGACGGACCTGGCTGGCCAACACAGACGCTGACTCGCAGGTTCCGGACACCTGGCTGGTCCGCCAGCTGGAATTCGCCGAGGCCGGAGCCGACGCCGTGTTGGGCTCCGTGGAACCGGACCCCGATGGAATGGACCCGGAACTGCGGCGGCGCTGGCTGGAGCGCCATGCGTTCGAGGAGGACCACCCGCACATTTACGGAGCCAATTTCGGGGTCAGGGCCTCTGCCTATCTGGCCGCCGGCGGCTTCCCGAAGCTCGCCTCGCACGAGGACCGGACGCTGGTGCAAAGCCTCCGGAACCGGGCCTTCACAGTGACGGCCACCGACAGCATGCGCGTGCTGACCTCGGGGAGGGTACACGCCAGGGCGCCGCACGGCTTCGGCGCCTACCTCCGGTCGCTGGGACGGCACACCGAATAGGCTGGCTGTCATGGCTCGAGTCCTAATCACCGGCATGTCAGGGGCAGGAAAAACAACGGTGCTGCAAGAGTTGTCCCGGCGCGGTTACCGAACGGTCGACACCGACTACGACGGCTGGGTGCTTCCTGACGACACGTGGGATGAACCCCGCATGTCGGCACTTCTCGCGTCCGAATTGTCCGTGATTGTCTCGGGCACCGTCGAGAATCAAAGACGTTTCTACGACCGTTTCTCTGCCGTTGTTCTGCTGAGCGCACCTGTGGATGTCCTGATTGATCGAGTCTCGGCTCGTGCGGACAATCCCTATGGCAATTCAGAGGATGACCAGACCGCGATCCGCCAGTATGTTCTCGACGTCGAACCACTGCTCCGAAAAGGTGCAACGCATGAACTCGATGGGCGTCGACCGGTCACGGACCTTGCGGATGAGGTTGCACATCTCGTCTCCGGGCAGCCGATCTGAGCTGATGCCCCGGTAGCCTCTGCCGGTCCCGCCCGGTTCCGTCGTGCCAGAACGGCTCCCGGCCGCGAAAAGGGGACCTTTGAGTTGGAGGCAGTGAAGCCCGGCCCGCGCCTCGTTCTTCAGCCATGCGCGCCCTTGGCCCGTACGATCGTGGAATGAGTCGAGTCGTTTTCATGTGCGGCCCTGCCGGCGCAGGTAAATCCACCATCGCCCGGCAGCTGGAGGCTGCCGGAATGACCCGGCTCTCTGTCGAAAGAACCGCGTGGCAGATGGGACTGCGCGCCATGCCCCTCGGGGTGGAAAATCAACGCGAGATTGATGCAGCTCTCCGGGGTCGCCTGGTCGCCCTCGTCGAGTCAGGTGAAGACGTGGTTCTCGACTTCTCGTTCTGGTCGCTGGCCATGCGTGAGGACTACCGCCGTCTGCTCAGGCCCCTGGGAGTGGAGCCGGAGACCATCTATTTGGCCACGCCTCGAGACGAGGTGCTGGCCCGCATTCGTGCCCGGGGGGCAAACCACCCTGACGACTTCAGCTTGAGCGAGGAACTGGCGGCCGAGTACTTCGACCACTTCGAGGTTCCGACAGCGGACGAAAGACCATTGCGGGTCATAGCCGACTCGTAAACGGTTCGCTTCGTGATCGAACGGCGGGCAAGGCATTCTGGCCGCAACTAGTCATGCAGAGGCAAGCCATTAGTCGCTCGCCTCTCAGGATCCTAGGCGAACCAAGGCTATGACGTCTTGGGCCGCGCGCGCACGTGCATCCGCTCGCCCTGCTGCCCGAACAGGCTGATGAACTCGACGGGTCTGCCGTCAGCGCTGGCGAACCAGTGCGGTGTGCGGGTGTCGAATTCCGCGGCTTCGCCAGGGCGGAGTTCAAAGTCCTTGTCGCCCAGCACCAGGCGGAGCCGTCCGTTGAGGATGTAAAGCCACTCGTACCCCTCGTGAACCCGCGGGTCGGGCTCTGCCCCGCGGGCGTCGCCGTCGAGCACCATCTTGAAGGCCTGCAGTCCGCCGGGGCGGCGCGTGAGCGGAACAGCCGTCATGCCGGCGTGGGTGATGGGCTGCAAGTGGATTCTCGGGTCCCCGGTGGGCGGGGCGCCCACCAGATCATCGAGGGGGACACCGTACAGCCTCGCGAGGGGCAGCAGGAGCTCAAGGTTTGGCCTGCGCTGGCCGGATTCGAGGCGGGACAGGGTGCTCACC
Proteins encoded in this region:
- a CDS encoding XRE family transcriptional regulator; amino-acid sequence: MADELDDVLGAVGPRLRALRTERNLTLGDVSSASGVSVSTLSRLESGQRRPNLELLLPLARLYGVPLDDLVGAPPTGDPRIHLQPITHAGMTAVPLTRRPGGLQAFKMVLDGDARGAEPDPRVHEGYEWLYILNGRLRLVLGDKDFELRPGEAAEFDTRTPHWFASADGRPVEFISLFGQQGERMHVRARPKTS
- a CDS encoding glycosyltransferase, translating into MAALALPLPRGHSIDRICVVMPAHNEEQHLGRALLAVKRAADSLQRLRPDVEVRVTVVLDSCTDGSAGIAAKFVAADRRFSALEVGFRNAGASRAAGIRAAGIGAARRRPPGKRWTPPPWAGRTWLANTDADSQVPDTWLVRQLEFAEAGADAVLGSVEPDPDGMDPELRRRWLERHAFEEDHPHIYGANFGVRASAYLAAGGFPKLASHEDRTLVQSLRNRAFTVTATDSMRVLTSGRVHARAPHGFGAYLRSLGRHTE
- a CDS encoding ATP-binding protein, yielding MSRVVFMCGPAGAGKSTIARQLEAAGMTRLSVERTAWQMGLRAMPLGVENQREIDAALRGRLVALVESGEDVVLDFSFWSLAMREDYRRLLRPLGVEPETIYLATPRDEVLARIRARGANHPDDFSLSEELAAEYFDHFEVPTADERPLRVIADS
- a CDS encoding AAA family ATPase, translating into MARVLITGMSGAGKTTVLQELSRRGYRTVDTDYDGWVLPDDTWDEPRMSALLASELSVIVSGTVENQRRFYDRFSAVVLLSAPVDVLIDRVSARADNPYGNSEDDQTAIRQYVLDVEPLLRKGATHELDGRRPVTDLADEVAHLVSGQPI